CCAGATTAATGTAGTGAATGTTGGGTGGTGAAATTCTAATTCTCTGATCAAATACCGTAGAGATAGCGGTGGCTGAAGAACCCATCATCTGGTTCATGGCTTCACCCACAGCCGACAAACGCATCTCGTCCAGTTCTTGGATGTTTGGCGGCAATTCACTGCCACCCATCATCAATTCCGAAATCAAAATAGCGTCCTTCTCTTGTACCACCAAAAGATTGGTCCCTTGGAGGCCTTGAACATAACTTACTTCCAGCAATACATACGGGTACGGGTAATCCTGCCTAAGTTTTTTCTCGGTAGTAATGAAAACTCTGGGAGTGGTTATCTTGACTTCTTGTCCTAGCAGCATGGACAAGGTCGTGGCTGCCGTACCCATGGCGATATTGCCAATCTCACCCAGGGCATCGGTTTCTACATGGTCAAGATACGGGTTCTCGTCTTCATTTTGAATTCCAGCCTTTAAGATAGCATCCACTTCTTCCTGACTCAGAAGCTTATCAGCCACCATTCTCATCTCCTTTGTACGGGGTACTGATTTTCAGACCTAAACGGCCGTCAATCCGTCCCGGGCAAGCCCAAAACTTGGGCTGTGACCCCACGAGAAGGAGTATATCTCCACCGACACGGGTGTTTAGTTCCACAACATCTCCTACTTGCAGATTAAGCAAGTCGCGAACCGTTATTTTTGCTTGCCCCAGCTGCGCTGCAATCGGAATGCTGGTACGGGCCAAACGGCGGCGCAAAACCTCTTGGTTAGCCGGTGCCACTCGGGGATCCAGGGCCGAAAACCAATGGTGAGCACTGAGCTTAGGGGCCACCGGTTTTAACAACAAATATGGATAGCAAAAGTTGCACAATCCCTCGGCAGCATCCACTTTCACCCTCAGTGAGACCAAAGCTACCATTTCCGAGGGGGAAATAATTTGAACAAACTGCGGATTAGTCTCCATCCGCTCCAGTTCCAATCGTAACGGCGAAACATGAGCCCAAGCTTCATCTAACACCTGTAACACCCGATGAATAAGCCGCTCTACCACTGCTAATTCAATGTCCGTCAGCGGTCTTACGTCCATTAGACCCTCGGCCTGTCCACCCAATAGGCGCTCCAGCAGGGCAAAAGCCAACCCGGGATTGAGCTCAAGTACAATCTGTCCCTCCAGTTCGTTAGGATTGGCCAAAGCCATTACGGTTGGGTTAGGCACCGAGCGAGTAAATTCATCAAAGGTCATCTCTTCTACCGACACCAATTCCACTTGGGTTGGGGTACGTAATTGAGTGGCTAAAAATGTGCTGAGCAGGCGGCTGAAGTTGTCATGAAGCATGTATAGGGTTCGGATTTGTTCCTTAGAAAAACGATTTGGACGCCGGAAATCATAGATCCGGATCCTTCTCTGCTCCTCTTCTTCTTTGATACCATTCACATCAACACTACCACTGGATAACGCCGCCAACAGGGTATCTATTTCATTTTGGGAAAGCACCTCTGCCACGGTATCACCTTCCCTATTGAACAATAAATTCGGTAAAGTATACAGCTGTCACTTGTCCGTTTTCCAGCACTATATTGATATGTTTCTGAATCTGTTGTTTAAGCTCAATTACGGCTGTGTTTCCGGCCTTGAGATCTGCAGCTTTCTTCTCTCTAAGCAATGTTATGGTAATGTCGCGAATCTGAGCTTGGCGCTTGTCCAGTTCTGTCACAACCTTAGGTGAGCTTAGTTCAAGTGTTATAGTTGCTTTAAGATAATGCCGGCTCTCCTGGTCAGCCAAATTTACATTAAAACTTTCCAAAGGATAAGTGGGACCGGTGCCTTGCGGTTTAGCCGCTGCCGGAGCCGGCTCCCTCTGATTTCTTACCAAAAAGGTGACAATCCCTAACGTAGTCACGGCAAACAAAACCAACAGAAGGAGGCTGATCAAAATGATTTTCGGCGGAGTCAAGGCTACTTGGTTGGTCTTATTCACCAGGAGCACCTCCTTCCCAGCCCTTCTTGGTGGGCAGCTCTTCCTGGCCGATACTGGAGCGCAAAATTACAATGTCTACTCGTCGATTTTGGGCCCGGTTTGGGGCTGTGTCATTAGGTGCTACTGGGTACCATTCCCCGTAACCTGCAGCCGAGAACTGGGTTGGGGGCAAACCGTATTGCTCCAGGAAATACTTTACTACCGTAGTAGCACGAGTGGTGGATAATTCCCAGTTGGACGGAAAGCGATAGGTATTAATCGGTAAATCATCGGTATGCCCTTCCACCCTGATCCGGTTAGGTACAGTAACCAGAATCTGAGCCACGTTGTCTAGAATCACCTGAGCTTCTGGTTTTAGATTCGCTTGGCCTAAGTCAAACAATGTCGTGTCTAAGAACCGAATCATCAATCCGCGCTCGTCTAACCACACCTGGACTTTGTTTTCCAGCTCGCTGCTGTCCACGTACTGTTGGATTTCCCCCATAATCTCTTCCAACCGTCGTTGCTCAGCTTGCCATTGCAAGGTTATATCGTCCCCAGCTCCACCGGGCAAAGCCTCCGGGGTAAGGGAGCTGCCGCCTTGTAGCACACCGAAAGCCCCCTGTACCGAAATAATCACTTCCTGAAACCGAGCTACATCCACTTGGGAAAAAGCGAATAGTAAGACGAACAGGCATAACATATTGGTAACTAAATCGGCGTAAGTAGTCATCCAGCCGGCAGCAGTTGGCAGTGACAACTCACGATTGTTTCTGCGGCGTCGGTTCATGGCAGCACCTCCCGTTGCCCCATATCCAACGCTTGGCGCTTGGCGGCCAAGGAATCGCGCGCTTTGGGAGGTAGAAAAGCTTTCAGTTTCTCCTCAACCAAGCGAGGATTCTCCCCGGCTTGCAGCGATAACACGCCCTCAATTACAAGTTCTTTCAAGAGTATCTCTTCTCCGGAACGAACACTAAGCTTCCCAGCGACGGGAATGCAAACAAGGTTGGCAATGATAGAACCATAGAAAGTGGTGATTAAAGCTAAAGCCATGGCCGGGCCAATGGAACGAGGATCGTCAAGGCTTCTCAGCATGGCAATGAGCCCGATAATGGTACCCAACATTCCAAAGGCCGGTGCTAACGTAGCCATGGTGATAAAGAGTCCCTGGCTGGACTTATGGCGCTCTTCCACAAAAGCCAGTTCTGTCTCTAAGATATTGCGAACCAGCTGCGGATCACTTCCATCTACCACCAGCTGCAGACCCTTCTTGATAAATTCATCATCCAAGGCTTCCGCCTCTTCTTCCAAAGCCAGAATCCCTTCCCGGCGAGCCTTTTCGGTGAAATATACCAGATTAGCAATAACATCTTCCGGCGGCGGTAGTTTGCGACGAAAGACATGCTGTACTACCTTGAAGATGCTAAGTATCTGATCCAAAGGGTAGTTAATAAAAGTTGCGGCAATAGTGCCGCCCAACGTGATCATCAGCGAAGGCACATCCCAGAAAGTTCTCAGGCCAC
Above is a genomic segment from Bacillota bacterium containing:
- a CDS encoding motility protein A (Homolog of MotA, appears to be involved in motility on surfaces and under different ionic conditions. With MotS (a MotB homolog) forms the ion channels that couple flagellar rotation to proton/sodium motive force across the membrane and forms the stator elements of the rotary flagellar machine.), whose protein sequence is MDIATIIGIISGLVLLGTALGRSGGLRTFWDVPSLMITLGGTIAATFINYPLDQILSIFKVVQHVFRRKLPPPEDVIANLVYFTEKARREGILALEEEAEALDDEFIKKGLQLVVDGSDPQLVRNILETELAFVEERHKSSQGLFITMATLAPAFGMLGTIIGLIAMLRSLDDPRSIGPAMALALITTFYGSIIANLVCIPVAGKLSVRSGEEILLKELVIEGVLSLQAGENPRLVEEKLKAFLPPKARDSLAAKRQALDMGQREVLP
- the fliM gene encoding flagellar motor switch protein FliM, which translates into the protein MAEVLSQNEIDTLLAALSSGSVDVNGIKEEEEQRRIRIYDFRRPNRFSKEQIRTLYMLHDNFSRLLSTFLATQLRTPTQVELVSVEEMTFDEFTRSVPNPTVMALANPNELEGQIVLELNPGLAFALLERLLGGQAEGLMDVRPLTDIELAVVERLIHRVLQVLDEAWAHVSPLRLELERMETNPQFVQIISPSEMVALVSLRVKVDAAEGLCNFCYPYLLLKPVAPKLSAHHWFSALDPRVAPANQEVLRRRLARTSIPIAAQLGQAKITVRDLLNLQVGDVVELNTRVGGDILLLVGSQPKFWACPGRIDGRLGLKISTPYKGDENGG
- a CDS encoding flagellar basal body protein FliL, with amino-acid sequence MNKTNQVALTPPKIILISLLLLVLFAVTTLGIVTFLVRNQREPAPAAAKPQGTGPTYPLESFNVNLADQESRHYLKATITLELSSPKVVTELDKRQAQIRDITITLLREKKAADLKAGNTAVIELKQQIQKHINIVLENGQVTAVYFTEFIVQ
- a CDS encoding OmpA family protein translates to MTTYADLVTNMLCLFVLLFAFSQVDVARFQEVIISVQGAFGVLQGGSSLTPEALPGGAGDDITLQWQAEQRRLEEIMGEIQQYVDSSELENKVQVWLDERGLMIRFLDTTLFDLGQANLKPEAQVILDNVAQILVTVPNRIRVEGHTDDLPINTYRFPSNWELSTTRATTVVKYFLEQYGLPPTQFSAAGYGEWYPVAPNDTAPNRAQNRRVDIVILRSSIGQEELPTKKGWEGGAPGE